From a single Gimesia fumaroli genomic region:
- a CDS encoding sigma-70 family RNA polymerase sigma factor, which yields MSLIEETVTQWIDQLKTGDAQAAQRLWESYFQEMVQVARRKLRGAPRAMADEEDVALSAFKSFCLGAQNGRFSQITDRENLWPLLVAITSHKSVDLIRSENRQKRGGSGKSDSDAERKKQTSMPVDFEQIIQQEPSPEFTVQLAEELERLLILLDKTGDSALRQVALAKMEGETTTEIAQSLGCTRRTVERKLQLITRLWQEDCNL from the coding sequence ATGTCTTTGATTGAAGAGACAGTAACGCAATGGATTGATCAGTTAAAAACTGGTGATGCTCAGGCTGCGCAACGATTGTGGGAATCCTATTTTCAGGAAATGGTCCAGGTCGCGCGGCGGAAGTTGCGCGGCGCGCCCCGGGCGATGGCAGATGAAGAAGATGTCGCCTTAAGTGCGTTTAAAAGTTTCTGTCTGGGGGCGCAAAATGGTCGCTTTTCCCAGATTACTGACCGTGAAAATTTATGGCCGTTGCTGGTGGCGATTACCTCCCATAAGTCGGTCGATTTGATTCGAAGCGAAAATCGACAAAAACGAGGGGGCAGCGGTAAGAGCGACAGCGACGCCGAACGCAAAAAGCAAACGTCCATGCCTGTTGACTTTGAACAGATCATTCAGCAGGAACCCTCTCCGGAATTTACAGTGCAGTTAGCTGAAGAACTGGAACGGTTACTTATTTTATTGGATAAAACCGGCGATTCGGCATTAAGACAGGTTGCATTGGCCAAAATGGAAGGGGAAACTACAACTGAAATTGCACAGAGTCTAGGTTGTACTCGCCGAACCGTTGAACGAAAACTTCAGTTGATTACCCGTCTGTGGCAAGAGGATTGCAATTTGTGA
- a CDS encoding FAD-dependent oxidoreductase yields MRFTSRLFSILTVLAMTVLSSDCVSAAKPTDGVLVEAESFNQHGGWKLDTQFIEIMGSPYLLAHGLGQPVSDAKTTVQFPSTGKYRVFVRTKDWVAPWNAPGTPGRFQLAIDGKPLKETFGTKGANWFWHDGGTVEITKPEIELSLHDLTGFEGRCDAILFTKDLSYSPPNEMAPMDQWRKAMLGLPAQPEKTKPYDLVVVGGGYAGLGAAISAARMGCQVALVQNRPVLGGNGSSEVRVWAKGLVRRGKYPHIGEIIAEFADSATASPGTYEEFGDDVKEATVRAEKNIDLFLNTHAYAVKKEGDAIQSVTAFNTKTGKQTEFQGALFADCTGHGQIGYLAGADYYTHEKGHMGMSNMWTWKEAEKTQAFPEVPWALDLTMDDFPYPKRFHGEWFWESGFDKDSIKDLESMRDWNFRAVYGAWNAMKNKDGKDKHGNAVLTWMAYIGGPRESRMLRGDVILRRKDIVNKVAFPDGCVPSTWSIDLHYPKKQYMKKYPEDPFISQAVFDRSVDRKRGYPIPYRCFYSRNVPNLFMAGRCVSVTHEALGTVRVMKTGGMMGEVVGKAAAICTEKKCSPRAVYTDFYQDLDRLMSLKGVERRDSIDGEFYTPKNATQLPPVIDAYIDPAALPGLVIDDENNNVQFVGKWTKGEGLKGYIGNHYVYHGRGKKAEIHFKFQVDKPGKYEVRLAYGHHENRATNTPVTVRSPQETKTVKINQRIKPPLPNGFISLGTFQFEKDQPIEVIMSNSGVDGNVHADAIQVLPAE; encoded by the coding sequence ATGCGTTTCACTTCCCGATTATTTTCTATTCTCACCGTCCTGGCGATGACGGTGCTTTCATCTGACTGCGTTTCCGCAGCCAAACCAACAGACGGTGTGCTGGTCGAAGCAGAAAGTTTTAATCAACATGGCGGCTGGAAACTCGACACCCAGTTTATCGAGATCATGGGATCTCCGTATCTGCTTGCTCACGGACTCGGACAACCTGTGAGTGACGCCAAAACAACGGTTCAATTTCCTTCCACCGGCAAATACCGTGTTTTCGTGCGGACCAAAGACTGGGTCGCTCCCTGGAACGCACCTGGAACCCCCGGCCGTTTCCAGTTAGCCATCGATGGCAAGCCGCTCAAAGAAACGTTTGGGACCAAAGGTGCCAACTGGTTCTGGCACGATGGTGGTACGGTGGAAATCACAAAACCTGAAATTGAACTTTCACTTCACGATTTAACCGGCTTCGAAGGCCGCTGTGATGCGATCCTGTTTACCAAAGACCTGTCTTACTCTCCCCCGAATGAAATGGCGCCAATGGATCAATGGCGTAAAGCCATGCTGGGGCTTCCCGCGCAACCGGAAAAAACAAAACCGTATGACCTGGTTGTTGTCGGTGGCGGCTACGCCGGCCTGGGTGCGGCGATCTCAGCAGCTCGCATGGGTTGTCAAGTCGCACTGGTTCAAAACCGTCCTGTTCTCGGCGGGAATGGAAGTTCGGAAGTACGTGTCTGGGCAAAAGGTCTGGTACGTCGTGGTAAGTATCCGCACATTGGTGAAATCATTGCCGAATTTGCTGACTCGGCAACGGCCTCTCCCGGCACCTATGAAGAATTCGGCGACGACGTCAAAGAAGCAACCGTCCGGGCAGAGAAGAACATCGATTTATTTTTAAATACGCACGCTTACGCCGTCAAAAAAGAGGGCGACGCGATTCAAAGTGTGACCGCCTTTAACACTAAAACAGGCAAGCAAACCGAATTTCAGGGCGCCCTGTTTGCCGACTGCACCGGCCATGGGCAAATCGGATATCTGGCGGGTGCCGACTATTACACACATGAAAAAGGCCACATGGGCATGAGCAACATGTGGACCTGGAAAGAAGCCGAAAAAACACAAGCCTTCCCTGAAGTCCCCTGGGCTCTCGACCTGACAATGGACGACTTCCCTTATCCCAAACGCTTTCACGGCGAATGGTTCTGGGAAAGTGGTTTCGATAAAGATTCGATCAAGGATCTGGAGTCGATGCGCGACTGGAACTTCCGAGCCGTCTACGGTGCCTGGAATGCCATGAAAAACAAAGATGGTAAAGACAAACACGGCAACGCCGTCTTAACCTGGATGGCCTATATCGGCGGACCACGCGAAAGCCGTATGTTACGAGGTGATGTCATTCTCCGCAGAAAAGACATCGTCAATAAAGTCGCTTTCCCCGATGGCTGTGTGCCCAGCACCTGGTCGATTGACTTACATTACCCCAAAAAGCAATACATGAAAAAGTATCCGGAAGACCCGTTTATCTCGCAGGCGGTCTTCGATCGTAGCGTCGACCGCAAACGCGGCTATCCCATCCCCTATCGCTGCTTCTACTCTCGTAACGTTCCGAACCTGTTTATGGCGGGGCGTTGTGTCAGTGTGACACACGAAGCGCTCGGAACCGTCCGGGTCATGAAAACCGGCGGCATGATGGGAGAAGTTGTCGGCAAAGCGGCAGCGATCTGCACAGAAAAGAAATGCAGCCCCCGCGCTGTCTATACCGATTTTTACCAGGATCTCGACCGTTTGATGTCACTCAAAGGCGTCGAACGACGGGATTCGATTGATGGTGAATTTTATACACCGAAAAACGCCACACAATTACCGCCTGTGATTGACGCGTATATCGATCCAGCCGCACTGCCGGGACTCGTCATTGATGATGAAAACAACAATGTCCAGTTCGTTGGCAAATGGACCAAAGGTGAAGGTCTCAAAGGTTATATCGGCAATCATTATGTGTATCATGGTAGAGGGAAAAAGGCGGAAATCCACTTTAAGTTCCAGGTCGATAAACCCGGTAAATATGAAGTGCGACTGGCCTACGGTCATCACGAAAACCGGGCAACCAACACGCCTGTCACCGTTCGCTCTCCACAGGAAACCAAAACCGTTAAAATCAATCAGCGTATTAAACCACCGCTGCCGAACGGCTTTATTTCACTGGGAACATTTCAGTTCGAAAAAGACCAGCCCATTGAAGTGATCATGTCCAATTCCGGCGTGGATGGAAATGTGCATGCAGATGCAATTCAGGTTCTGCCGGCGGAATAA
- a CDS encoding rhomboid family intramembrane serine protease, whose product MFQNLRKICSKYPITASYIAVAVGLFLAVQVYRIKQGTPADSVFDTALWKLGAVQPLVFVYDHPLIKEDDFPTGGPFDLWAGEWWRILVSGFHHGDLLHLLMNCIAIGYLGRLIEPRMRSWLYAAFLILATFISLLPEYYFDHYPVGLSGGAFAMFGLLMMFRKIDPDLAEEFTEREITWGLGWLILCFVFTYLGILHIANAAHVSGFLYGLLAGAVLINRSRYAGLLRVSFVFAQLLLIPCTYLICHPVWNGKYYWYLARHEDDLTQRIEYLRKGMELAPGEPKIGAELALSLYRTEGEPFRSWEIILQLLKQNRSYDKGVEIARLIWKQFGSEQQKTKALEVVADVFGDESDAWFERLQLDQATIAQAEVPLPEVVDAPGSDLLFRKQTEPQTIRPRDLTAPPVDPRSPQSAAEGVSL is encoded by the coding sequence ATGTTTCAGAATTTGAGAAAAATCTGTTCGAAATATCCGATCACCGCCTCTTATATTGCGGTGGCTGTCGGCTTGTTCCTGGCAGTTCAGGTGTATCGGATCAAGCAGGGGACTCCCGCGGATAGCGTCTTTGATACCGCATTATGGAAATTAGGGGCCGTGCAGCCGCTGGTGTTTGTGTATGACCATCCCTTGATCAAAGAAGACGATTTTCCCACCGGGGGCCCGTTTGATTTGTGGGCGGGGGAATGGTGGCGGATTCTGGTCAGCGGTTTTCATCATGGCGATTTATTGCATCTGCTGATGAATTGTATTGCCATCGGATATCTGGGTCGACTGATCGAACCTCGGATGCGTTCCTGGCTGTATGCTGCCTTTCTGATTTTGGCGACGTTTATTTCGCTGCTGCCGGAATACTATTTCGATCATTATCCCGTAGGCCTGTCGGGTGGCGCGTTTGCGATGTTCGGGTTGTTGATGATGTTCAGGAAGATAGATCCTGATCTGGCCGAAGAATTTACCGAGCGTGAAATCACCTGGGGGCTGGGGTGGCTGATCTTGTGTTTTGTCTTTACTTACCTGGGGATTCTACACATCGCGAATGCCGCACATGTGTCAGGGTTTCTCTATGGGTTATTAGCGGGCGCGGTTTTGATCAATCGGTCCCGCTATGCCGGGCTGTTGCGCGTTTCATTTGTGTTTGCACAGTTACTTTTGATTCCCTGTACGTATCTGATTTGCCATCCGGTCTGGAATGGAAAGTATTACTGGTACCTGGCCCGGCACGAGGATGACTTGACGCAACGCATCGAATATTTGCGGAAGGGGATGGAGCTGGCTCCTGGCGAACCGAAAATTGGTGCCGAGTTGGCGTTGAGCCTGTATCGTACCGAAGGAGAGCCGTTCCGTTCCTGGGAAATCATTCTGCAGTTATTAAAACAGAACCGGTCTTATGATAAGGGCGTGGAAATTGCGCGGTTGATCTGGAAGCAATTTGGTTCGGAACAGCAAAAAACGAAAGCGTTAGAGGTTGTTGCAGATGTCTTCGGCGACGAGTCGGATGCCTGGTTTGAACGTTTGCAGTTGGACCAGGCAACGATCGCCCAGGCAGAGGTGCCTTTGCCGGAAGTGGTTGATGCGCCGGGAAGCGATTTATTGTTCCGGAAACAGACCGAGCCGCAGACGATCAGACCTCGCGATTTGACTGCGCCGCCCGTTGATCCCCGTTCGCCTCAGAGTGCAGCCGAAGGCGTTTCTCTCTGA
- a CDS encoding FMN-binding protein: MLKFYRIAVLVLIVFLIRDYYVRKRVQGDAPILLHEVQAILPAADALSVDHSERRGLFILDQGQQVIGYAVRTAPISDDIIGYCGPSDTLIVFDQATGKISGLSIRSSGDTTSHVNDVRNDRYYMNLWTQYSWDDLSKLDLQQGEIEGVSGATMTSMGIAHAIAHRIRYSQQQVQTAPPFQFRTSDAVLLLFGLGAALITFTRLKRVHRLRTLFKVSALIYLGFVSGDLLAESLFAGWARYAVPWRQLPGLVALAALAVLVPWTTRRNLYCQSICPHGTAQEFLGKLIPTKRKWKIRPDIKRALRWIPTLLLTLILCIIFLDIPIDLAELEAFDAFLLASAGIVSICIAVTGLLASLFIPQAYCHYGCPTGAIFEFVRSHGRADHFGKGDFVAGFLLLLAITLNQYAEIFKQYLFQ; encoded by the coding sequence TTGTTAAAATTTTATCGCATCGCGGTTCTGGTCCTGATTGTCTTTCTGATCCGAGATTATTACGTCCGCAAACGCGTACAAGGTGACGCGCCGATTCTGTTACACGAAGTCCAGGCCATTCTTCCTGCTGCAGACGCACTGAGTGTCGATCATTCAGAACGGCGAGGACTGTTTATCCTCGATCAGGGTCAGCAGGTCATCGGCTACGCCGTCCGCACCGCGCCGATCTCTGACGACATCATCGGCTACTGTGGCCCGTCAGATACACTGATTGTATTTGATCAAGCTACGGGAAAAATCTCCGGTCTCTCCATCCGTAGTAGCGGCGATACCACGTCTCATGTCAATGATGTCCGCAATGATCGTTACTATATGAATTTGTGGACGCAGTATTCATGGGATGATCTGTCAAAGCTGGATCTCCAGCAGGGTGAAATTGAAGGCGTCTCCGGCGCCACCATGACGAGCATGGGAATTGCCCATGCGATTGCGCATCGAATCCGGTACTCTCAACAACAGGTCCAAACGGCTCCCCCCTTTCAGTTCCGTACCAGCGATGCCGTTCTGCTTCTGTTCGGCCTGGGAGCCGCGTTGATTACATTCACCCGTCTGAAACGCGTTCACCGACTGAGAACGCTGTTTAAAGTCAGTGCCTTGATCTATCTGGGGTTTGTAAGTGGCGATCTATTGGCAGAGTCTTTGTTTGCAGGTTGGGCCAGGTATGCGGTCCCCTGGAGACAGTTACCAGGGCTGGTCGCATTGGCAGCACTGGCCGTTCTCGTTCCCTGGACGACTCGTAGAAATCTGTACTGTCAAAGCATCTGCCCGCATGGCACAGCCCAGGAGTTTCTGGGAAAACTCATTCCCACGAAACGCAAATGGAAAATCAGGCCAGATATCAAACGGGCCTTGCGCTGGATCCCCACATTATTATTGACACTGATCCTCTGCATCATTTTTTTAGACATCCCCATTGATCTGGCGGAACTGGAAGCCTTTGATGCCTTTCTGCTTGCCTCGGCAGGCATCGTCTCGATTTGTATTGCCGTCACAGGACTACTCGCGTCACTCTTCATCCCACAGGCATACTGTCACTATGGTTGCCCGACCGGTGCCATCTTTGAATTTGTCCGCTCGCATGGCAGAGCCGATCACTTTGGGAAGGGCGATTTTGTGGCAGGGTTTCTGCTGTTACTGGCAATAACGTTGAATCAGTATGCCGAGATTTTCAAGCAGTATCTGTTTCAATAA
- a CDS encoding FtsW/RodA/SpoVE family cell cycle protein, producing MIHSGLRRIPWSILCCILILMGCGLAGIARGDELAGQGHYFQKQCVWILISLLALGGTILFPYRNLRGVSYPLFLGTLILLVAVFFIPAVNGSRRWIPLGFFKFQPSELAKITYILALAHYLMYRQNYRRIPGLIVPFILTCVPVFLILREPDLGTSLLFFPILFAMLFSAGARPRHLITIVMLGICTLPVLWLEMNPEQKSRIVALFTQQDGGELPKGDGYHLYQSKQMLALGGVWGSEIAGMPVDDPAAYHLPAGRTDFIFCLVGERFGIMGCLFALSVFIFLFFRGLQIATATREPFGRLVAVGIVTLLASQTIINTGMTVGLMPITGMTLPLMSYGGTSMLSTCLALGLLMNICMHPGYEMNAEPFRF from the coding sequence ATGATCCATTCAGGCTTGCGTCGAATTCCCTGGTCCATTCTCTGCTGCATTCTCATTCTGATGGGATGCGGACTGGCGGGCATCGCGCGTGGTGACGAACTTGCTGGTCAGGGACATTATTTTCAAAAGCAATGCGTCTGGATTCTGATTTCCCTCCTGGCACTGGGGGGCACCATCCTGTTTCCTTATCGCAACTTGCGAGGCGTCAGCTATCCTCTGTTTCTGGGAACACTCATACTGCTTGTTGCCGTTTTTTTCATCCCCGCCGTCAATGGTTCAAGGCGCTGGATACCCCTCGGTTTTTTCAAATTCCAGCCTTCCGAACTGGCCAAAATCACATACATCCTCGCTTTAGCGCATTATCTGATGTACCGTCAGAATTATAGGCGAATCCCGGGACTGATCGTACCCTTCATTTTGACCTGTGTCCCTGTCTTTCTGATTTTACGCGAGCCGGATCTGGGAACGTCCCTCTTATTCTTTCCGATTCTCTTCGCCATGCTCTTCTCCGCCGGCGCACGACCGAGGCACCTCATCACCATTGTCATGTTGGGAATCTGCACTCTGCCCGTCCTCTGGCTCGAAATGAATCCGGAACAAAAATCCAGAATTGTGGCTCTATTCACTCAACAAGATGGGGGAGAACTCCCCAAGGGAGATGGATATCATCTCTACCAGTCGAAACAAATGCTCGCACTCGGGGGCGTCTGGGGCAGCGAGATCGCCGGCATGCCCGTGGATGATCCCGCCGCCTATCATCTCCCCGCTGGACGCACTGACTTTATTTTCTGTCTGGTGGGCGAACGCTTCGGAATTATGGGCTGCCTGTTTGCGCTGTCCGTCTTCATCTTTCTGTTTTTCCGCGGCTTGCAGATCGCTACCGCCACGCGCGAACCCTTTGGCCGACTCGTTGCCGTCGGCATCGTCACGCTACTCGCGTCTCAAACGATCATCAACACCGGGATGACCGTCGGCTTAATGCCCATCACAGGCATGACGCTGCCGCTGATGAGCTACGGAGGCACCAGTATGTTAAGTACTTGCCTGGCACTCGGACTGCTGATGAATATCTGCATGCACCCAGGTTACGAAATGAATGCCGAACCATTTCGTTTTTAA
- a CDS encoding hybrid sensor histidine kinase/response regulator, whose translation MESKLSSSRKIKQFRIDSTLNVKDSLKESDPQQTTTASVKLIIESIPSGAILYTGGELFINQRADDLLGGSEEHSLVFQENLSQLFQLKSSLQSALNSKERSSLAEIWFKRGDGGQHLCEVTLPNNTEQELWLINDITAQRQNERLLHLLSNATSGVTGGEFFKRLVKELADALKLKGVLLVQHRYFYQQIKKCQTNGAFIDGELIPDFEYDATGSPCENAMGPDCYVIHSGVSKLFPNDKFLVDHQVEAYFSLPMINRRGEVQGHVVLLSDRPIHENLCEIPAIKNYTFRAATELSREQAEKKLQESELRMTLAARGSDIGLWDYNLVTGQVNYDDHWYAMLGYQPGEFLATFDAWKKLVHSDDLPSAMKLLEDYLAGNASSFEAEIRMKHKNGDWKWILTRGKVSAVTPQQTPLQVTGTHLDIDDLKRSQQIRLENEARLRIIMDQIPAILWTTDCNNQYTSIVGAGLNQLGIQPNEPVGQAIFDFQDVPDVSENMVAMHERTLKGESVRFEQQLQNTILDIHIEPLRNSDDVIIGCIGLAIDVTVRKKTIEQLNRQRILLQTIFHSVTDAMIVTDRSHNIVMCNESIQIHFRCKEADLLGRPIREIITSGDQFDDEFLRVSYPNSRVLKPFIVEYLRADGTQFQGETIVTPLRRSDNQITGYIQVIRDITDRIQIEEEKDQLHAQMLHAQKLESLGVLAGGIAHDFNNLLLAILGNTNLALMELKDNSTVIENVKNIEIAARHATKICERLLAYSGRRTFVTTTFNLNQIIQETVEILKSIVSPNADIVLELSDDKLLIHGDMGQIEQVVLNLLTNASEAIQNQKEAGVIHVRTGIMTLTPENSANYFFCENISPGQFVYFEIEDTGSGMDEDCQSKMFDPFFTTKFTGRGLGLAGVSGIIRGHNGGLYVESTVEHGSCFRVILPVATEAEEKIESDSSVDTVVPADAGYVLVIDDDKAVCNVVNHVLNRFGFSVMVAHSGNEGIDVYEKNRDGISVILLDMTMPGLSGVETYHLLKEKGIDIPVVLTSGLSETDISDQMEGSEFLHFLKKPYKPQKLVNMVSKALLRHQIHDDSTIHFK comes from the coding sequence ATGGAATCGAAATTAAGCTCATCACGGAAAATAAAACAGTTCCGTATAGATTCTACACTCAATGTAAAGGATTCGCTCAAAGAATCTGATCCTCAGCAGACAACGACCGCCTCTGTTAAATTAATCATCGAAAGCATTCCTTCCGGCGCCATTTTATACACGGGGGGAGAACTGTTTATTAATCAGCGTGCCGATGATCTCCTCGGGGGATCAGAAGAGCATTCCCTGGTCTTTCAGGAAAATCTATCCCAGTTATTTCAATTGAAGTCCAGTCTGCAATCTGCTTTGAACTCAAAGGAACGGTCTTCGCTTGCAGAGATCTGGTTCAAACGCGGTGACGGGGGACAACATTTATGTGAAGTCACCCTGCCGAATAACACAGAGCAGGAACTCTGGCTGATTAACGATATCACCGCACAAAGACAAAATGAGCGTTTGCTGCATTTGCTGTCGAATGCGACCAGCGGTGTGACCGGCGGAGAGTTTTTTAAACGTCTGGTCAAGGAACTGGCAGACGCGCTCAAGTTAAAAGGCGTGTTGCTGGTACAGCATCGATATTTTTATCAGCAAATCAAAAAGTGTCAGACCAATGGTGCCTTCATAGACGGAGAATTGATTCCTGATTTTGAATATGATGCCACCGGGTCTCCCTGTGAAAATGCGATGGGCCCTGACTGCTATGTGATTCATAGTGGGGTCTCAAAATTATTTCCGAATGACAAATTTCTGGTGGATCATCAGGTTGAAGCTTATTTCAGTCTGCCGATGATCAATCGACGCGGTGAGGTGCAAGGCCATGTGGTTTTATTGAGTGATCGGCCGATTCACGAAAATTTGTGTGAAATTCCTGCCATTAAAAACTATACATTCCGTGCTGCAACAGAGTTGAGTCGCGAACAGGCTGAAAAGAAGCTGCAGGAAAGCGAGCTGCGAATGACACTCGCGGCGCGTGGCTCTGATATCGGGTTGTGGGACTACAATCTGGTCACCGGACAGGTCAATTATGATGATCACTGGTATGCGATGCTGGGGTATCAACCGGGTGAATTTCTGGCGACCTTTGATGCCTGGAAAAAACTGGTTCATTCTGATGATCTGCCGTCCGCAATGAAGCTGCTGGAAGATTATCTTGCTGGTAATGCATCTTCATTTGAAGCAGAAATTCGGATGAAACATAAAAATGGTGACTGGAAATGGATCCTGACGAGAGGAAAGGTTTCCGCCGTCACTCCGCAGCAGACACCACTTCAGGTCACAGGTACGCATCTTGATATTGATGACCTGAAACGTTCGCAACAAATCCGCCTGGAAAATGAAGCGCGTTTACGAATTATTATGGATCAGATTCCCGCCATTCTCTGGACGACTGATTGTAATAATCAGTATACGTCGATTGTCGGTGCGGGGCTCAACCAGTTAGGGATTCAACCCAACGAACCAGTGGGACAGGCCATTTTTGATTTTCAGGACGTGCCCGATGTATCCGAGAATATGGTGGCCATGCATGAACGGACTTTGAAAGGGGAGTCGGTCCGGTTTGAGCAGCAGCTGCAAAATACGATTCTGGATATTCATATCGAACCGTTACGAAATTCAGATGATGTGATCATTGGCTGTATTGGACTGGCGATCGATGTAACCGTCCGCAAGAAAACCATCGAACAACTAAACCGTCAGCGGATTTTGTTGCAGACCATTTTCCATTCCGTAACGGATGCCATGATCGTGACTGACCGCAGTCATAACATTGTGATGTGCAATGAATCGATTCAAATTCATTTCCGGTGCAAAGAGGCTGATCTACTGGGGAGGCCGATTCGGGAAATTATTACATCGGGGGACCAGTTCGATGATGAGTTTTTACGGGTTTCTTATCCCAATTCCCGGGTTTTGAAACCGTTCATTGTTGAGTACCTGCGCGCCGACGGAACCCAGTTTCAAGGTGAGACAATCGTGACTCCGTTACGGCGTTCTGATAATCAGATCACCGGTTATATTCAGGTGATTCGTGATATTACCGATCGAATTCAGATAGAAGAAGAAAAAGACCAGTTGCATGCCCAGATGCTGCACGCTCAGAAACTGGAAAGTCTGGGAGTTCTTGCTGGCGGCATTGCGCACGACTTCAACAATTTATTGCTGGCGATTCTGGGAAATACGAATCTGGCGCTGATGGAATTGAAAGACAATTCTACTGTCATTGAAAACGTAAAGAATATTGAAATCGCGGCACGACATGCGACCAAAATCTGCGAACGTCTGCTGGCATATTCGGGGCGGCGGACATTTGTCACAACCACGTTCAATCTGAATCAGATTATTCAGGAAACGGTTGAGATCTTAAAATCCATCGTGTCTCCCAATGCAGATATTGTACTGGAATTGTCCGATGACAAATTGCTGATCCACGGCGATATGGGACAGATTGAACAGGTCGTGTTGAACCTGTTGACGAATGCATCTGAAGCGATTCAGAATCAAAAAGAGGCGGGAGTGATCCACGTTCGTACGGGAATTATGACGTTGACTCCGGAAAATAGTGCCAACTACTTTTTCTGTGAGAATATCAGCCCCGGTCAGTTTGTGTATTTCGAGATTGAAGATACCGGGAGCGGCATGGATGAAGATTGCCAGTCCAAAATGTTCGATCCGTTTTTTACTACAAAATTTACAGGTCGCGGGCTTGGTCTGGCAGGGGTTTCCGGAATCATTCGAGGCCACAACGGGGGGCTCTATGTTGAATCGACGGTGGAACATGGATCCTGTTTTCGTGTGATCTTGCCTGTGGCAACGGAAGCGGAAGAGAAGATTGAGAGTGACAGTAGCGTCGATACGGTTGTGCCTGCGGATGCAGGGTATGTGCTGGTGATCGACGATGACAAAGCCGTCTGCAATGTAGTGAATCACGTCTTAAACCGCTTCGGATTTTCGGTCATGGTGGCCCATTCCGGCAACGAGGGAATTGACGTTTATGAGAAGAATCGCGACGGAATCAGTGTGATTCTACTGGATATGACCATGCCCGGGTTGAGTGGTGTGGAGACGTATCATCTACTGAAAGAAAAGGGGATCGATATCCCCGTGGTCCTGACGAGTGGATTGAGTGAAACGGATATTTCTGATCAAATGGAAGGCTCTGAGTTTCTGCACTTCCTGAAAAAGCCGTATAAGCCTCAGAAACTTGTGAACATGGTAAGCAAGGCCTTATTGCGGCACCAAATTCACGATGATTCAACGATCCATTTTAAATAA